The following are encoded in a window of Amphibacillus xylanus NBRC 15112 genomic DNA:
- a CDS encoding MurR/RpiR family transcriptional regulator, protein MFTSERIASFNELDMAIYRYVSQNRDKVAYMRIRELAEETHVSTTTILRFCKKVGCDGFSEFKTKLKLDQEQKQQSIKSRHHPVIEFFERNFTSEQEQLIREAAELVKAADHIIFIGNGSSGILAEYGARYFSGVGKFSLYIKDASYPIHSNIQTNSVTIALSVSGESHATINQLNELKQKGSKVIGITNNKQTTIGMMSDINITYYLTEEFYQYTNITSQVPVVFIIESIARQIHHLNS, encoded by the coding sequence ATGTTTACAAGTGAACGGATTGCATCATTTAATGAACTTGATATGGCGATTTATCGTTATGTAAGTCAAAATCGAGATAAAGTCGCCTATATGAGGATTCGAGAATTGGCCGAAGAAACACACGTTTCTACAACGACGATTTTACGTTTTTGTAAAAAGGTTGGCTGTGACGGATTTTCCGAATTTAAAACAAAGCTTAAACTTGATCAAGAGCAAAAACAGCAGTCAATTAAAAGTAGACATCACCCTGTGATTGAATTTTTTGAGCGTAATTTTACCTCAGAGCAAGAGCAACTCATTCGAGAAGCTGCTGAATTAGTTAAAGCTGCTGATCATATCATTTTTATCGGCAATGGAAGCTCTGGTATCCTTGCTGAATATGGTGCACGCTATTTCTCTGGTGTAGGGAAGTTTTCATTATATATTAAAGATGCTTCTTATCCGATTCATTCAAATATCCAAACAAATAGTGTGACGATTGCTTTATCTGTTTCTGGTGAAAGTCACGCAACTATTAATCAGTTAAATGAACTTAAACAAAAAGGCAGTAAAGTTATTGGTATTACAAACAACAAACAAACGACAATCGGCATGATGTCAGATATTAATATTACATATTATCTAACTGAAGAATTTTATCAATATACAAACATCACCAGCCAAGTGCCTGTCGTATTTATTATTGAGTCGATTGCTAGGCAAATCCACCATTTAAACAGTTAA
- the lgt gene encoding prolipoprotein diacylglyceryl transferase: MTLLNAPLNPVFLQLGPIKIYWYAIFIVTGVIVGLQLATKEGSRLGIKKETYSDLLLWALPVAIISARLYYVIFEWDRYIDRPWWSVFAVWEGGLAIHGALIGSIVTTMIFANKKKIPFWKLADIAAPSIIIGQAIGRWGNFMNQEAHGGPVSQAAYENFLRFLPDFIEKQMTIEGVLYHPTFLYEFLWNLLVFAGLLWLRRRNPLRGEVFITYLIWYSIGRFFIEGLRTDSLYLFDLIRTAQLISLLAIVVGIGLIIYRRKSGQANVRYNGKKI; this comes from the coding sequence TTGACTTTACTTAATGCGCCATTAAATCCTGTCTTTTTACAATTGGGCCCGATAAAAATTTACTGGTACGCAATTTTTATCGTTACAGGTGTTATCGTCGGTTTGCAATTAGCGACAAAAGAAGGATCACGCCTAGGTATTAAAAAAGAGACATATAGTGACTTACTATTATGGGCATTACCAGTTGCTATTATTTCTGCTCGTCTCTACTACGTTATCTTTGAGTGGGATCGCTATATTGATAGACCATGGTGGAGCGTTTTTGCTGTTTGGGAAGGTGGACTGGCAATTCACGGTGCGCTAATTGGTTCAATCGTTACAACAATGATCTTTGCAAATAAAAAGAAGATCCCTTTTTGGAAATTAGCTGATATAGCTGCACCAAGTATAATCATCGGTCAAGCTATTGGTCGCTGGGGTAACTTTATGAATCAAGAGGCACATGGTGGACCTGTTTCACAGGCAGCCTATGAAAATTTCCTTCGATTCTTACCTGATTTTATTGAAAAACAAATGACGATTGAAGGTGTCCTATACCATCCTACCTTTTTATATGAATTTTTATGGAACTTACTCGTTTTTGCCGGATTGTTATGGTTAAGACGCCGTAATCCGCTTCGAGGGGAAGTATTTATTACTTACCTAATCTGGTATTCAATCGGACGTTTCTTTATCGAGGGGCTACGAACAGATAGTCTTTACCTATTTGATCTTATTCGAACTGCACAGCTCATTTCATTGCTAGCGATAGTAGTTGGTATCGGGTTAATTATTTATCGTCGTAAGTCGGGTCAAGCAAATGTTCGATATAATGGTAAAAAGATTTAA
- the hprK gene encoding HPr(Ser) kinase/phosphatase — MSKVQTKHLIKQFNLKILAGEKGLDREFIMSDISRPGIELTGYFRYYPKARLQVLGKTEISYLNELSKEDRIDRAKRLCTKVTPCIVITRGLEAPQELIDQCNEADVPLLSSPYKTTRVVSRLTNFLEAEFAPFTTMHGVLVDIHGVGVLITGQSGVGKSETALELVKRGHRLVADDSVEIRQEDYDRLIGSSPELIEHLLEIRGLGIINVMTLFGASAVRSRKEIDYVINLEIWNEKKQYDRIGIEDEIIRIIDVEIPKTTLPVRPGRNLAVIIEVAAMNFRLKRLGVNAAEEFSKRLTEMIEKEKENLENGIRYE; from the coding sequence ATGTCAAAAGTACAAACGAAACACTTAATTAAACAATTTAATCTTAAGATTCTTGCTGGTGAAAAAGGCCTTGATCGAGAGTTTATCATGAGTGATATTTCTCGACCAGGAATCGAATTAACAGGTTATTTCCGTTATTATCCTAAAGCGAGATTACAAGTTCTAGGTAAGACTGAAATTTCATACTTAAATGAGCTTTCTAAAGAAGATCGAATCGATCGAGCAAAAAGACTTTGTACTAAGGTTACGCCTTGTATAGTCATTACAAGAGGACTTGAAGCACCGCAAGAATTGATTGATCAGTGTAATGAGGCGGATGTGCCATTACTTAGCTCACCATATAAAACGACACGGGTAGTTAGCCGTTTAACGAACTTTTTAGAAGCAGAATTTGCTCCATTTACAACAATGCATGGTGTGTTAGTTGATATCCATGGTGTTGGTGTCTTAATTACAGGACAAAGTGGTGTTGGTAAGAGTGAAACAGCTCTTGAACTCGTTAAACGTGGGCATCGACTTGTCGCAGATGATAGTGTCGAAATACGTCAAGAAGATTATGACCGCTTAATCGGTAGCTCACCAGAATTAATTGAGCATTTACTTGAAATTCGAGGATTAGGCATTATTAATGTCATGACATTATTTGGTGCGAGTGCCGTAAGATCGCGAAAAGAAATTGATTATGTGATCAATTTAGAAATTTGGAATGAAAAGAAACAGTATGATCGAATCGGTATTGAAGATGAAATAATTCGAATCATTGATGTTGAAATTCCAAAAACAACATTACCAGTTCGTCCAGGAAGAAACTTAGCTGTTATTATTGAAGTAGCGGCGATGAACTTCCGATTGAAACGACTAGGAGTCAATGCGGCTGAAGAATTTTCAAAACGTCTTACAGAAATGATCGAAAAGGAAAAAGAAAATCTAGAAAACGGTATTAGATATGAATAG
- a CDS encoding acyltransferase → MRKTERYPVEGSNALWQMYKTVPFLKVIKNFLVIQTARYTPWLPMKNWLYRHLLGMKVGDKTAFALMVMVDLLFPERISVGKDTVIGYNTTILTHEYLIDEYRIGDVKIGDQVMIGANSTILPGVTIGDRATVAAGTVVTKDIEAGSFVGGNPMRVIYTKEEMEQRKKAKQTID, encoded by the coding sequence ATGCGTAAAACAGAACGCTATCCAGTTGAAGGCTCAAATGCGCTATGGCAAATGTACAAAACCGTGCCATTCCTAAAAGTGATTAAGAATTTTCTCGTCATTCAAACTGCACGTTATACACCGTGGCTACCAATGAAAAATTGGCTCTATCGTCATTTGCTAGGTATGAAAGTTGGCGATAAAACAGCTTTTGCCTTAATGGTAATGGTAGATTTACTATTTCCGGAGCGAATTTCTGTCGGTAAGGATACGGTAATTGGTTACAACACGACCATTCTTACACATGAATATTTGATTGATGAATATCGCATTGGTGATGTTAAAATTGGTGATCAAGTCATGATTGGTGCTAACAGTACAATCCTTCCAGGAGTAACAATAGGTGATCGTGCCACAGTAGCAGCTGGTACGGTTGTTACTAAAGATATTGAGGCAGGAAGTTTTGTTGGTGGTAATCCAATGCGAGTCATTTACACCAAAGAAGAGATGGAACAACGAAAAAAAGCGAAACAGACTATTGATTGA
- the ppaX gene encoding pyrophosphatase PpaX has product MTIRTLLFDLDGTLIDTNPLIIESFIYTIKKHTGKVYTKEQVLPFIGPPLIESMQKIDPNQAEELMHTYIDHNIKNHEGFVEPYPTVVETIKTLYKKGYKLAIVTTKITENARLGLEITGLAPYFDVVIGLNEVENAKPNPEPIFKALDALGETPEHALMIGDNYHDIEAGQNAGTKTAGVAWSIKGRETLEALSPDYMLEELADLLKILGVE; this is encoded by the coding sequence TTGACAATTCGTACTTTATTATTTGATTTAGATGGAACATTAATTGATACAAATCCATTAATTATTGAATCATTTATTTATACAATTAAAAAGCATACAGGAAAAGTCTATACTAAGGAACAGGTTTTACCTTTTATTGGACCACCATTAATCGAGTCCATGCAAAAGATTGATCCAAACCAGGCTGAGGAACTCATGCATACATATATTGACCACAATATAAAAAACCATGAAGGATTTGTTGAGCCTTATCCAACGGTTGTGGAGACAATTAAGACTTTGTATAAAAAAGGTTATAAGTTAGCGATTGTAACGACTAAAATTACAGAAAATGCTCGTCTAGGCTTAGAAATTACAGGACTTGCACCATACTTTGATGTGGTAATTGGATTGAATGAAGTTGAGAATGCTAAACCTAATCCAGAGCCAATTTTTAAAGCTCTCGATGCGTTAGGTGAAACCCCTGAGCATGCCCTGATGATCGGTGATAATTATCATGATATTGAAGCGGGGCAAAATGCTGGAACGAAAACAGCAGGAGTTGCTTGGTCAATCAAAGGAAGAGAAACGCTTGAGGCACTATCCCCAGACTATATGTTAGAGGAATTAGCAGATCTATTAAAAATATTAGGAGTGGAATAA
- a CDS encoding FAD-dependent oxidoreductase, whose amino-acid sequence MRLSNRNREETLQALKGKTYDLLIIGGGLTGSSIALDAATRGMDTVLLDMADFGSGGSYRQSMLSFEQGDYYYKTWKNLEKEKETIATNFSALYQPTTGMYLKYRGDLDLKNFTNIKRGLLFPIRKKQSIHLTKTLRHKEILEYEPKVNPKQLERGYLFENGLINRSLMAIELIKQANQLGTAAVNYLRVTQFIYDQDDQIIGVVAEDQINGDSVSIYARRIINATGKYFNRIRKLDVSDQQQQLPPILNKKTIMYLNTPIPPINRILSFNDAKRDAYVTIIPAKGNLLLTSVEKLVQPTTLSSQPLESDIDHYLNLLKQVIKDEEFTVNDVTDVNLTYEVQYESNNDLSSLVMVSDAGLISVLGTGTEAYRLYAGEIVDMIAKGLKKEVNILYSNSETNVLTINKKKEIEELETLTIDQEDLAQLTKVYGDRTPQLLEYYHHCEMKHTAYEINQLLCAELLYSIEHTAIYTPLDFFVRRSRIDHNLDEIKQQTTGILNLLEKKLAWTKEERSYFERELKIWLTEQS is encoded by the coding sequence ATGAGATTATCAAATCGAAATCGAGAAGAAACGCTACAAGCTCTAAAAGGAAAAACATATGATTTGCTTATCATTGGCGGAGGTCTAACCGGATCAAGTATTGCACTCGATGCAGCAACTCGTGGGATGGATACCGTTTTATTAGACATGGCTGACTTCGGCTCTGGTGGCTCATATCGCCAAAGTATGCTGAGCTTTGAGCAAGGCGATTACTATTACAAAACGTGGAAAAATCTAGAGAAAGAAAAGGAAACTATCGCTACGAACTTTTCCGCACTTTATCAACCGACGACAGGGATGTATCTAAAATATCGTGGTGATTTAGACCTGAAAAATTTCACAAACATTAAGCGTGGGCTCTTATTTCCAATTAGGAAAAAGCAGTCCATTCACCTAACTAAAACATTACGTCATAAAGAAATACTTGAATATGAACCTAAGGTGAATCCGAAACAATTAGAGCGAGGTTACTTATTTGAAAATGGTCTAATTAATCGATCATTAATGGCAATTGAATTAATTAAACAGGCTAATCAACTCGGCACAGCAGCTGTCAATTATTTAAGAGTAACTCAATTTATTTATGATCAAGATGATCAAATTATTGGAGTAGTTGCAGAAGATCAAATTAATGGTGATTCTGTTTCAATTTACGCAAGAAGAATCATTAACGCAACAGGGAAATATTTTAATCGAATTAGAAAACTTGATGTCTCTGATCAACAACAGCAACTTCCCCCAATTTTAAATAAAAAAACGATAATGTATCTTAATACACCTATACCTCCTATTAATCGGATTCTTTCGTTTAATGATGCTAAACGTGATGCTTATGTTACGATAATTCCAGCCAAAGGAAATCTTCTCTTAACGTCTGTAGAAAAGCTTGTCCAACCGACAACTTTATCTAGTCAACCCTTAGAATCAGATATCGATCACTACCTAAATTTATTAAAACAAGTGATCAAAGACGAAGAATTTACAGTAAACGATGTGACAGATGTTAACCTAACATATGAGGTACAATATGAATCGAATAACGATTTATCAAGCTTGGTTATGGTATCAGATGCAGGTCTAATTTCAGTATTGGGTACAGGAACCGAAGCCTATCGACTGTATGCAGGCGAAATCGTTGATATGATTGCAAAAGGTTTGAAAAAAGAAGTTAATATTCTATATTCTAATTCAGAGACTAATGTTTTAACGATTAATAAGAAAAAAGAAATTGAAGAATTAGAGACGCTAACAATTGATCAAGAAGACTTGGCTCAATTGACCAAAGTGTATGGTGACCGAACACCCCAACTGCTCGAATACTATCATCATTGTGAAATGAAGCATACAGCATATGAAATTAATCAATTATTATGTGCAGAACTGCTTTATTCAATTGAGCATACGGCCATCTATACACCGCTTGACTTTTTTGTTAGACGTTCTCGGATTGACCATAATTTAGATGAAATTAAACAACAAACGACAGGCATACTTAATTTGTTAGAAAAGAAATTAGCCTGGACTAAAGAAGAACGATCATATTTTGAACGTGAATTAAAGATATGGTTAACTGAACAATCATAA
- a CDS encoding heme biosynthesis protein HemY: MKCKINRNAAKELKKILATEEAQGKMIRVFVTEVHGNHAHYDMMLDTPTEHDEIVKTDKDIDILLDSRVDFLDGVWIQYFYVGDNPGFQIVNNTKGWPLNH, encoded by the coding sequence ATGAAATGTAAAATTAACCGCAATGCCGCCAAAGAACTAAAAAAAATCCTCGCTACAGAAGAAGCACAAGGTAAGATGATTCGCGTGTTTGTTACTGAAGTTCATGGAAATCATGCACATTATGATATGATGCTTGACACACCCACAGAACATGATGAAATTGTAAAAACTGATAAAGATATTGATATCTTACTTGATTCACGAGTGGATTTCCTTGATGGCGTGTGGATTCAATATTTTTATGTTGGCGATAATCCAGGATTTCAGATCGTTAATAATACTAAGGGTTGGCCGCTAAATCATTAA
- a CDS encoding 6-phospho-beta-glucosidase yields the protein MTKGIKIVTIGGGSSYTPELVEGFIKRYESLPVSELWLVDIPEGEEKLNIVGGLAKRMIKEAGLPIKVHLTLNRREALKDADFVTTQFRVGLLEARAKDERIPLKYGVIGQETNGPGGLFKGLRTIPVILDIIRDMEELCPNAWLINFTNPAGMVTEAVLRYSNWRKVIGLCNVPVGMKMGIAAQLGVEPERVHIDFAGLNHMIYGLDIYLDGELYTDKYINLITSEDESSGTMQNIVDLKWEPEFIKALKAIPCPYHRYYYKTDEMFDEEMKAAETVGTRAEVVQKLEKELFELYQDESLTIKPPQLEKRGGAYYSDAACNLIDSIYNDRKDIQPVNTMNNGAIASIPNDSAVEINCVITKDGPKPIAIGDLPVATRGLVQQIKSFERVAAEAAVTGDYQTALLAMTINPLVPSDTIAKEILDEMLEAHKEHLPQFN from the coding sequence ATGACAAAAGGCATTAAAATCGTGACAATAGGCGGTGGGTCAAGCTATACGCCTGAATTAGTAGAAGGTTTTATCAAACGCTATGAAAGCTTGCCTGTAAGTGAATTATGGCTTGTAGATATTCCTGAAGGAGAAGAAAAGTTAAATATTGTCGGAGGACTTGCGAAACGGATGATTAAAGAAGCAGGTCTACCGATTAAAGTTCATCTTACATTGAATCGTCGTGAGGCATTAAAGGACGCTGATTTTGTCACAACTCAATTTAGAGTAGGCTTACTAGAAGCTCGTGCAAAAGATGAACGGATTCCATTAAAGTATGGCGTGATCGGTCAAGAAACAAATGGTCCTGGTGGATTATTTAAAGGATTAAGAACAATACCAGTTATTTTAGATATTATTCGTGATATGGAAGAACTCTGTCCAAATGCTTGGTTAATCAACTTCACAAACCCAGCAGGTATGGTAACAGAAGCAGTACTTCGTTATAGCAACTGGCGGAAGGTGATTGGTCTATGTAACGTACCAGTGGGCATGAAGATGGGCATCGCTGCTCAGCTAGGTGTTGAGCCTGAGCGTGTTCATATTGATTTTGCTGGACTTAATCATATGATATATGGGTTAGATATTTATCTTGACGGAGAGCTTTATACTGACAAATATATTAATTTGATAACTTCAGAAGATGAGTCGAGCGGAACGATGCAAAATATCGTTGATTTGAAGTGGGAACCTGAATTTATTAAAGCACTTAAAGCAATACCATGTCCATATCACCGTTATTACTACAAGACAGATGAAATGTTTGATGAGGAAATGAAAGCTGCTGAAACGGTAGGGACAAGAGCTGAAGTCGTCCAAAAGCTAGAGAAGGAATTATTCGAACTTTATCAAGATGAATCATTAACGATTAAACCTCCACAGCTTGAAAAACGTGGCGGTGCCTATTATAGTGATGCAGCTTGTAACTTAATTGACTCCATTTATAATGATCGAAAAGATATTCAACCTGTTAACACGATGAATAATGGTGCAATCGCAAGTATACCAAATGATTCAGCAGTTGAAATTAATTGCGTGATCACGAAAGATGGACCAAAGCCAATCGCAATCGGCGACTTACCGGTAGCAACGAGAGGACTTGTCCAACAAATAAAATCATTTGAAAGAGTTGCAGCTGAAGCGGCAGTAACAGGTGACTATCAAACGGCATTATTAGCAATGACGATCAACCCATTAGTACCTTCTGATACAATAGCAAAAGAAATCCTTGATGAAATGTTAGAAGCACACAAGGAGCATTTGCCACAGTTTAATTGA
- a CDS encoding tetratricopeptide repeat protein — protein MIDKNNKTTKNYPKAIIPFIPDAKFYFSKGVDAFYKRKFDLALKWIKKATEADPDELLYPIQMSVVYTEMEEFHLANQILTELSQHNHEQYPELYYLMANNYAHLGLLKEAEKFASLYLEKDIEGEFRSESEQLLTLLELGLSEEDDDFDFDFEEDEMLIYQETAFYHIQRHDWHEAGKILTEMIKHFPDYLIAKHQYNYALFFVGKQEEAIRLEEELYKQSPESTHSITNLIVFYQETNRRDQAEALIRKLTNVYPIHCETGLRIAITFAYLGYYKEAYRRFLTLPKAKLRNHLDYFRYFSKTAAALNHQNLAEKIWAEGCKKHSELADEPLPWLK, from the coding sequence GTGATAGACAAGAATAACAAGACGACAAAAAATTATCCAAAAGCAATCATCCCATTTATACCCGACGCTAAGTTTTATTTTTCCAAAGGGGTCGATGCTTTTTACAAACGAAAATTTGATCTCGCCTTAAAGTGGATTAAAAAAGCAACTGAAGCTGACCCAGATGAACTACTTTATCCAATACAAATGTCAGTAGTTTATACTGAGATGGAAGAATTTCATCTCGCTAATCAAATATTAACAGAACTGTCTCAGCACAACCATGAGCAATATCCTGAACTTTATTATTTAATGGCAAATAATTATGCCCACTTAGGTCTATTGAAAGAGGCAGAAAAGTTTGCCTCTCTTTATTTGGAAAAAGATATAGAAGGTGAGTTTCGTTCAGAATCTGAACAACTGCTAACATTGTTAGAACTGGGGTTATCTGAAGAAGATGATGACTTTGACTTTGATTTTGAAGAAGATGAAATGCTGATTTATCAAGAAACAGCCTTTTATCATATTCAACGTCATGACTGGCATGAAGCAGGGAAAATTTTAACTGAAATGATTAAACATTTTCCTGATTACTTAATTGCAAAACACCAGTATAACTATGCATTGTTCTTTGTTGGTAAGCAAGAAGAGGCGATTCGCTTAGAGGAAGAGTTGTACAAGCAGTCCCCTGAATCAACACACAGCATCACTAACTTAATTGTTTTTTATCAAGAGACGAATAGACGAGATCAAGCAGAAGCATTAATACGAAAACTTACTAATGTTTATCCAATTCATTGTGAAACAGGCTTGAGAATTGCGATTACATTTGCTTATCTTGGTTATTATAAAGAAGCGTATCGACGTTTCTTAACATTACCTAAAGCCAAGTTAAGAAATCATCTGGATTATTTCCGTTACTTTTCTAAAACAGCGGCTGCTTTAAATCATCAAAACTTAGCAGAGAAAATTTGGGCAGAGGGATGTAAGAAGCATTCAGAACTAGCTGATGAGCCTTTACCATGGCTTAAGTAA
- the trxB gene encoding thioredoxin-disulfide reductase, whose product MIEEKIYDVIIIGAGPAGMTAAVYASRANMDTLMIERGIPGGQMANTEDIENYPGYESILGPELSTKMFEHAKKFGAEYAYGMITEVINDDPYKIVVAGNKQYRTKSIIIATGAKHKTLGVPGEEELAGRGVSYCAVCDGAFFKERELFVIGGGDSAVEEGMYLTKFASKVTIVHRRDQLRAQKILQDRAFKNEKIDFIWDTVLKSINGIDGKVGSVTLENVKTGEIYEKKADGVFIYIGLVPMSEPFESLGITNEEGYILTNENMETKVPGIFAAGDVRVKTLRQIVTATGDGSIAAENAQLYVEQFEERLAKVK is encoded by the coding sequence ATGATAGAAGAAAAAATTTATGACGTAATAATTATTGGTGCAGGACCAGCAGGTATGACAGCGGCAGTTTATGCATCTCGAGCAAATATGGATACATTAATGATTGAACGAGGAATTCCTGGCGGGCAAATGGCTAACACAGAAGATATTGAAAACTATCCAGGATACGAAAGCATTTTAGGTCCAGAGTTATCAACTAAGATGTTTGAGCACGCTAAGAAATTTGGTGCGGAATATGCTTACGGTATGATTACTGAAGTGATCAACGACGACCCTTATAAAATTGTCGTAGCTGGTAATAAACAATATCGAACAAAATCAATTATTATTGCAACTGGAGCTAAACATAAGACATTAGGTGTTCCAGGAGAAGAAGAGCTTGCTGGCCGTGGTGTATCATATTGTGCCGTTTGTGATGGTGCATTCTTTAAAGAACGTGAGCTATTTGTAATTGGTGGGGGCGACTCAGCAGTCGAAGAAGGTATGTACCTCACTAAATTTGCAAGCAAAGTGACAATCGTTCACCGAAGAGACCAACTACGCGCTCAAAAGATTCTTCAAGACCGTGCATTTAAAAATGAAAAAATTGATTTTATTTGGGACACAGTATTAAAATCAATCAATGGCATAGATGGAAAGGTCGGCTCTGTTACTTTGGAAAATGTTAAAACAGGAGAAATCTACGAAAAGAAAGCAGATGGCGTCTTTATTTACATCGGCCTAGTACCAATGAGTGAACCTTTTGAGTCATTAGGTATCACTAATGAAGAGGGTTATATCCTAACAAATGAAAACATGGAAACAAAAGTACCAGGTATTTTTGCAGCTGGTGATGTACGCGTAAAAACACTTCGTCAAATTGTAACTGCTACAGGTGATGGTAGTATTGCTGCTGAGAATGCACAGCTTTACGTAGAACAATTTGAAGAAAGATTAGCAAAGGTAAAGTAA